The Cygnus olor isolate bCygOlo1 chromosome 2, bCygOlo1.pri.v2, whole genome shotgun sequence genome contains the following window.
TTATGTATACTGAAAATTTGATGGATGGGCAAGTTCTTCCAGGAGCAACTAGAAAGACCTTTTTTAtggctctttctctctctttccattcTCCCCTTCACCCACAAAGCCTTCCTCACTTTGcctttttcctcacattttccTCACATTTACCTTTTTACCTGGTAACAGCTGTACTCTCTGCAGCGCCAGCTGCTCACAGGCATTTTGGTGAACTGGGCGGAATGAGCAGGTTGGACCTCAGTGTGTGCATTTAACCTGCAGTCCAGAAAGCCAGATGGAATCCTCAAAGCACAGCCAAAGCTCTTATCTGTGGAGGAAAACTTTTCCAGTTTTACCAGCCTTTGATTCTCACAAAGCTGTAGGAACGTGGTATCTGTGAGACTTCTTCACTCAGTTTAATCAATCTTCCAAAACTTGCTGTACAATACCATCTGGACGGACAGACAGTCCAACTGCATGCTATTCTAGAAAATGGATAAGAATTTCTATGAAACTCTCATTCTCAGACTTGCATGGAAATACAGACTTGAATTAAAACTAATGTAAATAGTTTTATTGCATATTAATGTctaaactgtgttttaaaatagctcAGTAGAAGTAATGAGAAGAGTATTTGTATAATGATCTCAATTAGCAGTGTCAtactctgaaaaagaaagaaccatTTGGAATCTAAGAAGGAGTTTTGAAATAAGTTGAATCCTATTCAAAATCCTTGTGTTTAATGTGTCTAATTTTGCACATGACTGTGTAGCACGCTActataatttataatatttaattatgttaagaaaataatttatgtatGTAATTGTAACCAgggtataaaatatttaaaacgtCTAGTTCATATTTAATACGTTATCACAGAATAATGCTTCTAAAATTGTTCTAATGTTTGTAACTGTTTCTATTTGTGCACGGAAGCAGCTAGTTAAAATTCAAGTGCACTTTTAGAACCACTATAactaatttctttttcacttttatcaAGATAATGTCCATTTTGCTACATTTTGAATGTATTTGTTTAGATCCTAATGCAGATGACAGCCCTTCAAAAGCTAAAGTTCAGCATGTGGATACGTCGCTTAgtaatgaagaagaaacagattgTAAAAATAAGGATGGAAAAATGCCAGACCCTATTCAAGGTTAGAGAATAAggctatacatatatatttaactcTTAACAAAGcatgaattatttcctttatatGTACTTTTTGTATAATTTCTCTAGCTATGTTCTGCTATAGAAGCGGCATGTACAGTGCATGGATGTGTTTGGGATCTGTGGCAGACAGAAAGCATAATTCTAGTGTTTGTAAAGAAAACTCTCCAGGTTTACTTAAAGTTGCTATAGCTGGATACTtcataacagaaacaaaattcataAGAAGAAGTTTTTACTATGAATATTTCTATGAGAAGGGCCCCAGGCTTCTTTTGGACACATTAGGCATTCTTCATTGTCAGGAACAAAAATAGGGAAGAGCTGTATGCCAGTCTGTTTGCTTAGGGCACAAGGAGaatcaaaaggaaataaattgctTAGATTTCTTTTGAACATCTAACATATTTgattaatgtttgttttcttgaaaacaaaaccagattaAAGAGTAAAAATTAGTGAATGCTTTGTAACTGAAGAAACATCAGAAGTTACTGCTTGGTTGTAAACTAATATCAAAGGGGAAATTGGGCTACTGTCTAAATGCATTATAATTATTCTCATTCAGAATATTTCTTACCAGAAATATAGACATGCTTCATGGCTGAATGGTTCATGGCTGAACCAAGCCTTTGATTTTTaggttctgtttttatttaatttttatttcttcaagatACCTTACTTTCACCTTTAGGTTTTATTaatattgtctttaaaatatatgagcAAAGAATACTTTTAAATTAGTACACTAGAAAACCATTACtaataatactgtttttatcatttttgaagaaaagactgttcaagaggagctggaaaaaAGTCAGCAAGAACAGGCAAAACCAGATGAGAAGGCTGAAACTAATAAGCCTATTGAAAGCAGCAAAGACAACAAGACTGAAGAAGACAGCAAAGGCAACgattctgaaaagtaaaaaaaaaaaaaaaataaatccaccgCCCCAAAAACCCTTTAAATATACTCAGAGGAAACTGTTGTAGGTGGTGTCTGCTGACATGGGATTTGCACAGTGTGCTGTGAAGAATAGATGTGTGCTGTAATAGTAGaatgtttgtcttctgaaaatatgtGCTTTTCCATAAGCTTTTGTCGGCAACAGAAAACCTAGCGCATGTAAATTCACCTCAGATTTTGCTGTAGATGCAACTAGTTTTTGTTTTAGCTGTGTTATCCTTAAGGTGTAATCCTGATTTATCACAAATTCAAAAAGAATCTTTGCTAGCGCATTAAAAAACTCACTGTTACAGGTTCATGTTAGACAATTAGGGCAGTATATAAACTGTATGtaattttagaaggaaaagataATCAGTGAATAGCTGCAACAATTGGGTATCATCTTTACAAAAGATTTCACGGAGgaacaataataaatattatatgtGGTTCTTAAATGATAGAACTAAGTTGCTTGCTGTTTGTAAAAGTCCTTATTAATAGCAGTGCTGTGAGTTTTTAGTTTGAATTATCCACCTTGTGTGGGAGAGATGGCTTCAACATCAGTCATCTTTGTGCAACACCAGGAACTACAGGAAAGCAGCTGATAAGGGATATACGTATATTGATGAGTCTTAAGACTCATGTTTCAACAATTAGTTCTTTGATTTTGCTTTAATGGCGTTCTCTTAGAATGTTTCCTGACTTTAAACCAGTTGTTTCTCTGTCAGACATGAAGGGCTAGCcacctttttcttatttactgtTAGCTGTAAAAGGAGAAATTTTCTTGTTCCCGAAATGTGTTTTTGTAggacttctctctctctgtgggCCAACCAACCATTAAGGAAAAGGACTAATTGAAACCAGATTCAAGCCTAGGTTTATGAATCTTTATATGTATTTGTCTAGCTTTCAAATAACTATATTAGTTATTTATCTTGAGAGTAAATTTGTTTGTAAAAATGTCAAAGATAGGAAACTAATACAATCTTGGACATCCACATTGAGGTTCTGAAAGTTTTACCTGACACTGATCCTCATTGTGCAGTCCTAtactttaaattttaagaacaGAATCCTTTGGAAAATCACACATCTCTCATTAATCTAGTTGTTCAGATAGGTCCTGGGTAATTATGAGCGGTCAGGTGTTCAGTGAGAGACTAATTTGGAAGTTACAGTCACTAAAATAGCACTTCAGCTTGTtccttcctgtttatttttgtgagaCTTCTGAAATGTGAATTCAATGTAAAGTTTCTCAAAAGAAGTAAGATCTGATTTTCGTTTGACAGCAAACAGTCAAATGATGCTTCTACTTAACAATTCTGCAACATCAGTCTGagaaattctgttattttggaGTTAATTATGAGGCTTTGTATGCTCGGTATTCCTGTGGCTACATTATAAAATACTACTATTTCTGACcaactgtttttaaacacaaatttgTGAAGTGCTAATAAAAAATTGTACTGTAATTAGGGGCATTGTCTTTCTGCAATGCATGTTTACAGCTTTTATTACCAATATCAAACTTTTTTCTTAACTCTGGGTTTTGGAACTTATGTAGCTaattacactaaaaaaaatcataaatatattttatgattatATCTGGAACCACTAGGATGTCTGCAAGGAAATGTGTGACCTTTCGAAGTATACAGTCTGTAGTGTGTCAGTAATTTAAACTAATTACTGAGTTATTGACTGACACACCTTTAATAGATCAACCATTTGGAtactgtgtgtgtatattatttttatatacaacaaaaaaataatgtgtataTTTTCTATCTTAAGGTGTGAGACCAATAAACAATTGCAGGAAGAAAACGAGGAATTTGaggtgaatatttttcttttaatgggtTGTTCCAGTTTACACATAGTTGggaaaataattactttgatATACAgcaattatgttttcttttgcttattcAAATTGCTAATATTATCAACAATAAGTTACCTACAAGTTGctaagaaaactttaaaaaaaaaaacaacacattttttctgattttgttgtgAAAACACAAGTACATGTTTCTGTACAAGTACACACAATTTAGTTAGAGCAAGAACCTAGAATAACCATAATACTTATTACTGTTTAATTTCAGTTATAAATAGTACACATAATAGATCTTGTTTATGTTAAACAGCAAGAACCTGCAGCAAATCTTGAGGAATTCACTAGTCAAGAAGAACTGTTGGGTTATTTGGTAAGTGCTAAATCTTTCCTTGCaatttcatctctgaaaaatTCTAATAGAGTTGCTAAGTAATTAACAATTACTGATTCATAATTAGTTTATTAGTAATTACTAATCAAATACTAATTAGGAACTAGTTAATGttactgaaacattttggttgtgaagaaggggaagaagcagTTTTTAAGGAATAACATGCAGGTTgtatattttagaaacaaacaaacacaaaaatatccCACCTATTCACTTTGTTTGACTGAACAGCTGAGTTCAATTCAGTTGTCAAAAATGTGTTGTGCACATTTCACAGCAGGAATGCAAACAGAGGGGAAAACTAGCAGTTGCTAGCTGTTACATGTATTAACAACATTCACAATCTTGCATATGGAAATGGTAATCTCATTAAAACATTAGagacaaaattaatgaaaatcttAACTGGTAGTTACTGTGAGCCTGTTACTGCAtggtaatttctttcctctttttaatgaGGAAACTGTAAAGATTGTATCTTACTAGTAACTAATGTGAATCAAGGCATCCTCTTGTGTAGTGTGATTGTCCTCTAAAAACAGGGGAGGACTGTTGGGAATGTGATTGGGACAACGTTCTGTTTTGGACAGTTTGAAAATTGTTCAGTATCGACATTTACACTAATATCTTTACAAACTCCATGATAcgtttcttttgatttttttactttgatcttctcttcctcttctgaaacaaaagttGTCTTATGTAGTGGAAGTTAATTATACAAGAATCCTTTCTGGATTTGCTCTTCATATCATAATTCCagtttttcaattattattcttactgaataatttttaaCTGAGCTGTATGTTCAacttttatcattaaaataattggaTCTCTTTCATTACCTGATTGCAGATACATCTTTGCCCAAGtttaatcttccttttcttcctattttttaacAAGTTATGACTTGTGCAAACCTGAAGAGACAAATACTATTAGTGTGAAAATATAATCTACCCCCAGTTATGCTGTTACATATGAATTTGTTGCTAGTTATTGgtgatttacttttttcctttgtctggaGTGTTTCcagatgtttgcttttaatctgGAAGACTTCGAGTTGTTAGGACAGACCTGTACTTCTCTTATATTGTGCCCAGTGGAATTGTTTTCAGTGGAACTTGATTAATGTAGACAAGAGAACAACGCGTGTATCTGTCCTTGAGAGGGCTGTTAGCACCAGAACTTTCTCCCCTGGTAGAGCTTCAGTGCTTCAGAGACTCTACTGTTTCCTTAGGCTTCtttggaaggagaggagaattACTATAAGGCAATTTGTTAAATATCTTCAAGTTCAGTACTGTCCTGGCTTTTTGCTACGTTGTGGAGAAATGGGTTGTGACCTAATTGCCTCAGGGAAATTGTACGCGTTTGTTCATATGCAGATATCTTGGGAAGAGAATCAAAATACTTAAGGAAAAGCATTTTCGTGTATGTATTTACAGGAACATTCCTGGGTTGTTCCTTTTCAAATGATTGTATCAGGTAACCACAGCATCATTCTGTTAGGATCCTCTcccatttctccctctctgtgACCTTGTGCCTTCCCCCTACAATTTATGGGATTAAAAATAGAACTTTATTTACTTTGTAACATTAGCCACATCTGACAGAagaataaagatataaaaaacaACAAGGTTCCTGCAGGATTTGTTTATACATTATGGTATTTGTATCTTTCAAAGGCAAAATTTTTatgttgtggatttttttgttccccTAGCAAAGTTTTGAGATACTGAATGAAGACGATGCTGCTTTTATCCTAAAAGTAACACAGACTCTCACAGATGCACTGGTGGAATATCGTCAGCAGTCCGCATCAAAAAAAGTaatgtggattttgttttatttttgttctacaGGTCTGTAGATTCCTGTGATTACGTATTTTTATTGTTGCAGATGGTTTATTTATAGTTAAAATTGCCATGCCAACCGTATTGAAAGTTGTGACCATTAAATGCTTGAAGAATTTTTGTAGTTATGATAGGATAAACTCACCACTTTTCTGTTGAGGAGTCTTAATGCATTGTCTCCAaaggtgtgcttttttttaaatagaagccaaaaataattttgtcctttatttcccatgcttttccttgtttgtttttctgctgtttttaccCCCTTTTTAATCCTAACTTACGgttttctcatctcttctgaCCTCCGTGataattttgttctctttttcctttcccagtctTGACCTCACTTTGTTCACTGTGTAATCAGACACTGACATCAATTTTCTTACACGGTTTTGTTCTGCTATTAAAAACCCAGTTCCTCCCTGCTCCCGTCATTACTGGTGTCTGTGTAAAGATAAGTCAGTCAAAACATGAATGTTTTGAGTACTTCTCTGAGCTTGCTGCAGTAGCCGTTTGCACTCCCTATCTCTCCAGTTCACATTATGTTGTACCTTCAGACTTCACACTTGGAATGATTGTTTATTTGTTGCCCCGTTGCCAACAGGGATGGCAGGAACCTCTTGTGGTAATCCATTTACCATATTTGTCTTTGGAAACACTGCTAATTTTTCTCATAGAATTGTCAGTATTGAACAAAATTCTCATTTGCCACCAACAGCTACTCCTCCTGCTACAGTTActtaactatttttttgtttaaaagttgaGCCTGAGTGGAAAATGCCAAATAAGAGTTAAGTACCAGCCTAACAAGCTGGAGGGAACCAGACCAGGTTAGATGCTCAGGGccagatgaggccctgagcaacctgatttaatgggtggtgtccctgcctatggcaggggggttggaactaggtgatctttgaggtccctgccaacctgacccattctatgattcaaggATAATAagagtggttttgttgttgctttgttttgttttgtcttgaaaaGCCTTTCTTAGTTCAGGATTTTGCTGTAAGGTTTATCTTTGCTCCCCGTATTACATCTTTCCTctattgctttctttctgcctcaAAAGGCAGTATTTCTCTGTGGTAAACTTCATGTCTATAATTCTCgtttattatttacatttttttacttctttaataAGTTTACTTTCACCTTATCCCTGCTGTTCTTTTatataagacttttttttgttgttttattcatATGGAAAGAGGGCAGAAGTTGACGTGCTACAAAACCATCAAGTCCTAACCAAAGTAACTTCTAATCTATTAgttgtagaaaaataaaataaaaaaatcttgatgtGGGAAAACCCTTGAATACCCTAAACCGTGATCTTTCAacagataatttaaaatatatttttagtgtaaaatacttcctttttaGATCTGACAGGTGGAGAATTAGGTTGTGTAAGTATCACTAAGCCTAATATAGTGCTTTTTAGATGTAGACAAATACCATGAGCAGTGTGTGCATCAAGGTTAATTTCCAGCCGtacaattttcaaagaaatgttattttttctcaaatagGGTAGCAGAAATACTGATCTCTCATCTGTTTCTGTGGTCATTAAAATGTAGCAGTTTGTCATTTTAGGGTGTTGTTTTGATGAAGTTCTGAactcatctttttttcaaaCTCTTAGGATCTCTTAGATACTGAACATAATGGAGGAGAAGTATTGGAACATTCCACGGAGCAACCTGACCTGAATTCTGCAGACATTAGTGATTCTGATACTGGTAATGTTAGCATTGCAGTCTTCAATGTGCTTTAATCTTAACACTGATTAAGATTAAAttctaaaaagctttttttttcttttttttcctgcttcttaaGTAGAgcttaaaagcagaataaagctAAGGTCAAGTAACATAGATTaatagtttgtttgtttgttttcctctacaGATGTTAGAAAGGACAGCCTATTCAAAAACATTCATCCTGCTTAACTGTAGGATTTGAGGAGAAATTGAGTTAGTATTGACTCTGACTTTCCTCTGTCCAGAATCAATTGTTTCTAAGGAGTCTTTCACAGTATAACTGGCAGGTTTTTTGCGcatctttttcccttcttggtGGAAAAGAGGCTTAGTGCAGGTTTAGTCCAAGCAAGATATTAGTGGAAATACAATTATGTTGTAGAGGATGGAAAATTCTGTTTAAGAGCTGAATATTGCTACTACTTGACCTCAGTACTTCTGAGGAATTTTTTCAAAGAATCTTGGATTTCTTTGAGAGAATTTCCTtcttaatataaataaatggttAGTTTTCACATGCCATGTGGTGGGAAATTTTGTCCTAaacttggagagaaaaatgcatggaGTACTAAGCGTATCTATTTCAtatatgttggttttttttgttatgcagtgacattttttctccaaagaactTAACTTTTGTAAACCTCAATAcaatactaataaaaaaattgtaattgCTTATAATATGAAAGACTAGGAACTTTTAGTTCCTTTTTAGTTCCATTTGTAAGCCATAAAGAAAAGAGCTTTCACCCACCTGCCACCCTTGTTTCTTAAggattttctgtaaataaaaagcatatcTAACTCTCAGttgtatgaaaatattattagcGAAGCCAGGTGTGAACCTTACCAATGATGCTGTGCAAAACtggaaattaatgttttaaaaagccCTAGTTAGATAACTAAGTAATGAAGACTATTCAGAATCTTCTCGaactgaaaaacagtatttattttctttaagactATTCAAGCAGCCGATCAGCTAAGAAGTCTTTATCAGTAACTGAGGAAGATGACCTGCAAAACTTCTCAGCTGGCACTTGGGAAGCAGCATATGAGAACAACATCACTGCTGAATTTTTGAACAGTGTAAGAAATATGAATGTTGAGGAAGTTACTGCTACTCTACAcaaaatagcagcagcaaaCCCAGCTTTCAGAGGTAATTCACATATACATGAAGGCGCATGCAAACGCATATGAAAATATACATAACAATTTTGTTAGCTTTGTGAAACATTAAGAAGTTTGAGATACTAGGGagaggattttttccccttttatttttttcaggagccAGTTTAGGAATGGTAATTCAAAATGGCTGCACTCCTGTGAAGGTGTTaataaacactgattttttttaattgttttctcatttgtgCCTATTTAACATCTACATGGTAAAAGACAGTAAACTAAAATCAAGCATATTGTtattagagaaaaaagagaatctCAACTGTGATAACTGgtgaaaaacagggaaaagaataggAAGAGCAGAAGTTAGAAAAATTTGACACAtgacaaaatttatttaaatgccaGAGATGGGGGAGGGAACAAcatccccctccccagcttaTCTCCACCCAATTTTATTGcttgctgagcatgatgttaTATGGTGTGGAATATGCCTTTGGCCAattggggtcagctgtcccagctgtgtTCCCCCTCAGCCTATTCACTGCGGGAGTACagagtgaggggaaaaagagaaaaccttgACACTGCACAAGCCCACTTCAGCACTAGACAAAGCACTGCTGTGTTATCAGTGCTGCTTTAGCTAcaaatccaaaccacagcactgTTTGGGCTGCTGAGAAAGTGAACTCCATCCTGTCCAGAGCCAGTACAGCGTTCTAGGTGATCCTCAAAACTACCAGTTTTTGTTGGAGAGGTGAATAGAATTGTTTAGGAAAACAGGGTGGAAACTAGTAGACGCCTGAATAAATATGGTCTGCTCAGCGTGCTGGTGGTGGGGATGTATACAGATTTTATGATAAGAAATCCTTCCTTCCAGACTTTCTGGAGTTGTTTTGAAAGGAGTCAGCAAAGGAATCAGATAAGAAACAGATAGCAAACAGGCAATTGTTTTTTTACAGCGTAAGGAGGTTCTGTAGGCCTGTGCTTAAAGCCTGTGCTGTTTAAGTGACCTGGAAAAAGGGATGAATATCTGGATGCCAAAATTTTGTGATTGCAACATTATTCAAATCAGTTGAAGTGTTGGTTGACTGAAGTTCAAATGCTCCTCATCAGGTTAGTGGAAATATCAACTTATCAGTTAGAAGAATAAACTGAATGCAAAGAATTAAGGAACGAATGGAACGGGAGAGGGGAGTTACTATTTTACTGTCACATAAACTCATACTTTGCTTGTGTCTGGAATAGAGCATACAGTTCTGTTTCCATCATTTTGTATAAAGGAATTTCGAGTTGCAAAAGGTTTAGAAGTGTGCCCTATCAGACTTGAAAAGTCTCCTGATCTAAAGATGATCTGAGGTTGGGAGAGCATATTCCCATAATCCACAAGGTTTCAGGCACACTTCAGGTCCCATTCCTACTCTTTCCTTAGCGTTTGTTTATGGCCACTGAGTGGTTGTTATTACCACTTAAGCTGACCCTGTGTTTCTTCTacttttcccctccctccctcctccaaagTCATGGGCATCAGTTTAATCAAAGCAACGTAGCATTCTTGCTTGTGCTATGAAGGAACACTGACTTATTGGTGCAGTGTTAAAATGGAGAACGTCTGGTAATGTTTTCCTTATCGTCGGCTACAGATCTTTGCAGGTCAGCAACAGATTAGAAGGGCTAGACAGACCCTTTACTGAAACATTAGAGCTGTTCACAGGAATATGGTTAATGGTTTCCAGGCAATTAAGTAACACATTCCATTTTTTAACTGTTagagtatttttcatttaataagaAAAGCTCCAAATTCATGTCATCGTCTAAATGTTTCAGTATAActtgtgctttaaaatgtatcaTCAAACGActtattctttgtttttgtttttttttaaacctttaacAAAGGAATTGATATTCCAAATGTTGTAAGGATCCTGACTGAAAGTGGGACTCTGAGAAGACCAAGCAATGGCAGCACACAGTGACGTGGTAGTTAGCAGAGTTAATACTGCAGCATTTACTTTCTGTAAGTTTGAGAATGTTCTTTTACTTGATATGAACTCAATGTAGCTGATTTTACTATATCCAAATTCTGTACAgggttattttaattaaaaatttggTTATGGGATTcctgttatttatttctccatgtggctgacatttctgtatttgtggaAAGGTTGTAAAGTTCATGTTTCCCTTGCTgcttaaacatatttttaaaacaggtagctgttgttttcctaaatatttttgcattctgtATATTGGCAATCTATTCTCTTCGTATTGATTCTTTTGGTTCTTTTACAAAGAGCTAACAACAGAAGGGATAATAGAAGTCAGCAGTTCAAATTCATGCTACAAGAAGTAGTTGGAAATTATTGcctgtggctgcagagccctACTCAAAGGCTATTGAAATCAAAAATCTCCTTCCATGTAAGAATAATGAATTGGTCTCCTCCTATTTCTAAATAAagattaataataaaaacccaGTGCTGTCAGTTCAGTTCTGAGCTGAGAAGTGCACGGACTATAGGTAACTTATTTAGCCTAGATAATTGGAAAATTTAGCAGACTCAGCAGAGGTTTACTTGCTTGCAAACTCAGAGGTATGTCCCAAGAGACGTAAGCGGACTATGCTTAAGGCACACTGAAGTGGTAGTGAAAAtatcttctgtcttctcttatGTGACCAGTAAGAGAATAAAGTGAAAGTTGGCTTATACTATCCTTCAGTTCTGGCTCTTTTAAGGTAAACTTTTTTTCACCTACTGTAATAGTGTTTTTGACTTaatatacgtgtgtgtgtatatatatatgtaagatATACACTTATATGTATAAGTCCTATGTGTTAACCACTACTAATTTGGTAGGAggatagaaaaatgttttggatgGCTACAGATTaatgtgtttggaaaaaataaaattttaaaattaaattgcctAATTAAAATCTTCTTCCTGCGTGTGGTCTTGGGTAGCGTTCAGTGCTTCTAATTAAAGCTCTTCAGCTTTGCAGCCAAAAGCTGGTATAATACAGACATGATGGGGCCAGATGGTAAATGAACCTTTTAATGTTAACTCAGACTTTTTTTGGAGATCTGGATGGAACTGAGAATCCTCATCGTGGTGGTTTCAAATCTTCATATCTTGGAATGTAAGCTGCTGTAAAAGaaaggtaacaaaaaaaaaagcagcagaattggTTAGTTTTGTTCCATGAACAAACTAACTGTGGAGGAGTATGGATAGTTGGTTAGTTAGAATTAACCACGTaggaatgaaaatgtttcaatgacaaataaagaaattaaaacagaaaaaaattactattttaatgaaattgtgAAGAATTTCTAGAATGTCTTGAAGTTTGTTCTGTTCAGAAACAGATATAAGACCAGAGTCTAATCCGCTCTGCAGTTAGTCTCcctttaaaactttgttttctggtgTAAATAGAGTCTACAAAAGTGTtactttgtttggttttgtatctGCCTGTGTTTTGTGATGGCTCAGTATATTCTTGTGCTAatggaaaactgtatttttgttccaaaacagtttttaaagataatattttacttgtgtccgattttttttttttttttttaaggcactATCTCTACTAATGATGCTTAAGATATGTTGTGCTGTACTTAATATTATACACTGATCGTTAAAGTAACACCAAGGCAGACATTCTGTGTATCCGGAGAATTCATTGAATTTAAAACTTAAGCAATAACAAGAAAAATTCTACCAATTGgggactgatttttcttttagctttacCTTAGTATAACATATTTTACTGAGACACCAGAGAGCTTGGGAGAAATTATCTTTAACAAAATTGCAGAACTTGAACTTCTCTTATAAGGCGTAACGTGTGAAAGAGAAGGGCGCTCAGGTGAATtgacaggaaatgaaaatgtttgagtATGCAACAGAAGACAAGCTGCCTGGTGTACATTGTGATGACCTCTGATCGTAACTCTAGAGTTATGGAAACATCCTGCCCTTGTTTTGCTTCCGGTTTCTTCTAGGATTGTGATATGTCTTTCTGAGTTAGAAATTTATTATCCCTTTTGAAGCAGCAGGCTCCATCTTGTGAATTTGATCTAGGCATCAGTGTACAAAACTCATATAGTGTGCCCAAGGGTTTGATAGCATATGTGAAACCTGAAATGCTAACGCTGACTCTGCGTTGCCTTCACTGAAACTATTCTTAAgtctttaaattgtttttatactCTGTAAATGCAAATCTTGGGttttattattgcatttttgttgGAGGAGATGTTATTATGTAActtcattttagaaatacaattaaaaatgttctcatGGAGCACAATGCCATTCATCTATTTCATTGAAAATGCTCTTTTAGTAAGTACC
Protein-coding sequences here:
- the LOC121066060 gene encoding uncharacterized protein LOC121066060 isoform X1, which encodes MDPEAEIKKQVNPFYCNICKIWCASALNLQTHFLGFKHKTVEEALKAHGIVKAAGGTGDQVKTPEKLPDYVQTEPERFHGQTLEEQLNTCKDSEPALGLNYIIEYRSKDNFPFLYECQLCHCKTGLSNMFMHVCGSKHRLAYLKQHYPEIAESDEVKGKGSELNRKVRQVALTIEKKEGRKQMKVVTDAPMMRRRWQEYPNADDSPSKAKVQHVDTSLSNEEETDCKNKDGKMPDPIQEKTVQEELEKSQQEQAKPDEKAETNKPIESSKDNKTEEDSKGNDSEKCETNKQLQEENEEFEQEPAANLEEFTSQEELLGYLQSFEILNEDDAAFILKVTQTLTDALVEYRQQSASKKDLLDTEHNGGEVLEHSTEQPDLNSADISDSDTDYSSSRSAKKSLSVTEEDDLQNFSAGTWEAAYENNITAEFLNSVRNMNVEEVTATLHKIAAANPAFRGIDIPNVVRILTESGTLRRPSNGSTQ
- the LOC121066060 gene encoding uncharacterized protein LOC121066060 isoform X4, producing MDPEAEIKKQVNPFYCNICKIWCASALNLQTHFLGFKHKTVEEALKAHGIVKAAGGTGDQVKTPEKLPDYVQTEPERFHGQTLEEQLNTCKDSEPALGLNYIIEYRSKDNFPFLYECQLCHCKTGLSNMFMHVCGSKHRLAYLKQHYPEIAESDEVKGKGSELNRKVRQVALTIEKKEGRKQMKVVTDAPMMRRRWQEYPNADDSPSKAKVQHVDTSLSNEEETDCKNKDGKMPDPIQEKTVQEELEKSQQEQAKPDEKAETNKPIESSKDNKTEEDSKGNDSEKCETNKQLQEENEEFEQEPAANLEEFTSQEELLGYLQSFEILNEDDAAFILKVTQTLTDALVEYRQQSASKKDLLDTEHNGGEVLEHSTEQPDLNSADISDSDTDVRKDSLFKNIHPA
- the LOC121066060 gene encoding uncharacterized protein LOC121066060 isoform X2, producing the protein MDPEAEIKKQICKIWCASALNLQTHFLGFKHKTVEEALKAHGIVKAAGGTGDQVKTPEKLPDYVQTEPERFHGQTLEEQLNTCKDSEPALGLNYIIEYRSKDNFPFLYECQLCHCKTGLSNMFMHVCGSKHRLAYLKQHYPEIAESDEVKGKGSELNRKVRQVALTIEKKEGRKQMKVVTDAPMMRRRWQEYPNADDSPSKAKVQHVDTSLSNEEETDCKNKDGKMPDPIQEKTVQEELEKSQQEQAKPDEKAETNKPIESSKDNKTEEDSKGNDSEKCETNKQLQEENEEFEQEPAANLEEFTSQEELLGYLQSFEILNEDDAAFILKVTQTLTDALVEYRQQSASKKDLLDTEHNGGEVLEHSTEQPDLNSADISDSDTDYSSSRSAKKSLSVTEEDDLQNFSAGTWEAAYENNITAEFLNSVRNMNVEEVTATLHKIAAANPAFRGIDIPNVVRILTESGTLRRPSNGSTQ
- the LOC121066060 gene encoding uncharacterized protein LOC121066060 isoform X3, which produces MDPEAEIKKQVNPFYCNICKIWCASALNLQTHFLGFKHKTVEEALKAHGIVKAAGGTGDQVKTPEKLPDYVQTEPERFHGQTLEEQLNTCKDSEPALGLNYIIEYRSKDNFPFLYECQLCHCKTGLSNMFMHVCGSKHRLAYLKQHYPEIAESDEVKGKGSELNRKVRQVALTIEKKEGRKQMKVVTDAPMMRRRWQEYPNADDSPSKAKVQHVDTSLSNEEETDCKNKDGKMPDPIQEKTVQEELEKSQQEQAKPDEKAETNKPIESSKDNKTEEDSKGNDSEKCETNKQLQEENEEFEQEPAANLEEFTSQEELLGYLQSFEILNEDDAAFILKVTQTLTDALVEYRQQSASKKDLLDTEHNGGEVLEHSTEQPDLNSADISDSDTDYSSSRSAKKSLSVTEEDDLQNFSAGTWEAAYENNITAEFLNSVRNMNVEEVTATLHKIAAANPAFRA